The following are from one region of the Natronosporangium hydrolyticum genome:
- a CDS encoding 6-phosphofructokinase yields the protein MRIGVLTGGGDCPGLNAVIRAVVRKGITEYGHEFVGYRNGWRGPLDNLTRPLDVSSVRGILPRGGTILGSSRTNPFKIEGGVEKITANLAEQGVDALVAIGGEDTLGVAAKLYDQGVQVVGVPKTIDNDLNATDYTFGFDTAVNIAMEAIDRLHTTAESHHRCLVVELMGRHAGWIALHAGMAGGANVILLPERQFDVEKVAAYVEKRFETEYSPIVVVAEGATPLTGQMVLQNQERDAFGHVRLGGIGQWLAEQVEERTGKESRTVVLGHIQRGGTPTAFDRVLATRFGLQAIDAVHDGDWGKMVALRGTDIVRAPLSEATAELKTVPIERYAEAEVFFG from the coding sequence ATGCGAATCGGCGTGCTCACCGGCGGCGGTGACTGCCCTGGCCTCAACGCGGTGATCCGGGCGGTGGTCCGAAAGGGGATCACCGAGTACGGCCACGAGTTCGTGGGTTACCGCAACGGTTGGCGGGGTCCGCTGGACAACCTGACCCGGCCGTTGGATGTCAGCTCGGTACGCGGGATCCTGCCGCGGGGAGGCACCATCCTCGGCTCCTCGCGGACCAACCCCTTCAAGATCGAGGGCGGTGTCGAGAAGATCACCGCCAACCTCGCCGAGCAGGGTGTGGACGCGCTGGTCGCGATCGGCGGCGAGGACACCCTCGGGGTTGCGGCCAAGCTCTACGACCAGGGCGTGCAGGTGGTCGGGGTGCCGAAGACCATCGACAACGACTTGAACGCGACCGATTACACCTTCGGGTTCGACACCGCCGTCAACATCGCCATGGAGGCGATCGACCGGCTCCACACCACCGCGGAGAGCCACCACCGCTGCCTGGTGGTCGAGCTGATGGGCCGGCACGCGGGCTGGATCGCCCTACACGCCGGCATGGCCGGCGGCGCCAACGTGATCCTGCTGCCGGAGCGGCAGTTCGACGTGGAGAAGGTCGCCGCGTACGTCGAGAAGCGGTTCGAGACCGAATATTCGCCGATCGTGGTGGTCGCCGAGGGCGCCACCCCGCTGACCGGCCAGATGGTGCTGCAGAACCAGGAGCGGGACGCGTTCGGGCACGTCCGGCTCGGCGGGATCGGCCAGTGGCTGGCCGAGCAGGTCGAGGAGCGCACCGGCAAGGAGTCGCGAACCGTGGTGCTCGGGCACATCCAGCGCGGCGGCACGCCCACCGCCTTCGACCGGGTGCTCGCTACCCGGTTCGGGCTGCAGGCGATCGACGCCGTCCACGACGGCGACTGGGGCAAGATGGTGGCGCTACGCGGCACCGACATCGTCCGGGCGCCGCTGTCGGAGGCGACCGCCGAGCTGAAGACGGTTCCGATCGAGCGGTACGCCGAGGCCGAGGTCTTCTTCGGCTGA
- a CDS encoding polyadenylate-specific 3'-exoribonuclease AS: MVYRYFYDCEFIEDGRVVDLVSIGVVDEFGREFYAVSTEFDAAAAVPWVRRNVLAKLPSPADRAWRSRREIRDQLWEFLTEPVRDSGEELELWAWYAAYDHVVLAQLWGAMPQLPREIPRFTKDLRQLWDDLKRPKLPAPEAGRHDALVDARHNLARWRAMTGAREPGPGQWR, from the coding sequence ATGGTTTACCGGTATTTCTACGATTGTGAGTTCATCGAGGACGGGCGCGTGGTCGACCTGGTCTCGATCGGAGTGGTGGACGAGTTCGGCCGGGAGTTCTATGCGGTCTCCACCGAGTTCGACGCCGCCGCGGCGGTGCCCTGGGTGCGCCGCAATGTGCTCGCGAAGCTGCCATCACCCGCCGACCGCGCCTGGCGCTCCCGGCGCGAGATCCGCGATCAACTGTGGGAGTTCCTCACCGAGCCGGTCCGCGACTCGGGCGAGGAGCTGGAGCTGTGGGCCTGGTACGCGGCGTACGACCACGTCGTGCTGGCGCAACTGTGGGGGGCCATGCCACAGCTGCCGCGGGAGATTCCCCGGTTTACCAAGGACCTCCGCCAACTCTGGGACGACCTGAAACGGCCGAAGCTGCCCGCGCCCGAGGCGGGGCGCCACGACGCGCTGGTGGACGCCCGGCACAATCTGGCGCGCTGGCGCGCCATGACCGGGGCGCGCGAACCCGGACCAGGCCAGTGGCGATAA
- a CDS encoding alpha/beta hydrolase: protein MKITRWRESALPVRPVSREVLTATPELDSPRPPLLFVPGFGYGAWVFAEHWLDHAAVRGFRAHAMSLRGHGESGRSPRATLRAYTHDVVQVAASLPKRAVLVGHGAGALVVARALARYPARAAVLVAPVLGGLDTLGRALLRNPLGTAPALVGGPLRLRRRQLVSREVPAGLAQEYARRAGRAAPLAQWQLLLHRAPEPPVGEPPVLVAGSPDDAVVPAGALDRAARGYGGAPLLFPGMGHLMMLDARWREPVDAILDWLDQLPTIKE, encoded by the coding sequence ATGAAGATCACCCGATGGCGGGAGTCGGCGTTGCCGGTGCGGCCGGTGAGCCGGGAGGTGCTCACCGCGACTCCGGAGCTGGATTCACCCCGGCCGCCGCTGCTGTTCGTGCCCGGGTTCGGCTACGGCGCCTGGGTCTTCGCGGAGCACTGGTTGGACCATGCGGCGGTGCGGGGGTTCCGGGCGCACGCGATGAGCTTGCGGGGCCACGGTGAGAGCGGCAGGTCACCCCGGGCCACCCTGCGCGCGTACACCCATGATGTGGTCCAGGTCGCCGCGAGCCTGCCCAAACGGGCGGTGCTGGTCGGCCACGGCGCCGGCGCTCTGGTGGTGGCGCGGGCACTGGCGAGGTATCCGGCCCGGGCGGCGGTGCTGGTCGCGCCGGTGCTGGGCGGTCTGGACACGTTGGGGCGCGCGCTGCTGCGCAATCCGCTGGGCACCGCGCCGGCGCTGGTGGGTGGTCCGCTGCGGCTTCGGCGCCGGCAACTGGTCAGCCGCGAGGTGCCCGCCGGTCTGGCCCAGGAGTACGCCCGCCGGGCGGGCCGGGCGGCGCCGCTGGCGCAGTGGCAGCTGCTGCTGCACCGGGCGCCGGAGCCACCGGTGGGGGAGCCGCCGGTGCTGGTCGCCGGCAGTCCGGATGACGCCGTGGTGCCGGCCGGGGCGTTGGACCGGGCCGCGCGCGGGTACGGGGGCGCGCCGCTGCTCTTTCCCGGGATGGGCCATTTGATGATGCTCGACGCCCGCTGGCGGGAACCGGTCGACGCGATCCTGGACTGGTTGGATCAGCTGCCCACGATCAAAGAGTGA
- a CDS encoding lysophospholipid acyltransferase family protein: protein MLYWLLKYVLVGPWLWVLFRPAVEGRNFVPADGPAIIASNHLAFLDSIWMPLVVKRQVTFVAKAEYFTGRGIKGWLVKTFFLSTGTIPVDRAGGRAAQAALDTQLRVLRQGHLAGIYPEGTRSPDGRLYRGKTGVARLALDSGAPVIPVVMLNADELQPPGKLLPKIRRVKIRFGPPMDFSRYAGMSGDRFVERAVTDEIMYQLMELSGREYVDVYAQKIKAAQERAQRRGEQADESVTEDPSSGHLAPQGR from the coding sequence GTGCTCTACTGGTTGCTCAAATATGTGCTGGTCGGACCATGGCTGTGGGTGTTGTTCCGCCCGGCCGTGGAGGGCCGTAACTTCGTGCCCGCCGACGGGCCGGCGATCATCGCGAGCAACCATCTGGCGTTTCTCGACTCGATCTGGATGCCGCTGGTGGTCAAGCGGCAGGTGACCTTCGTCGCCAAGGCCGAATACTTCACCGGCCGAGGCATCAAGGGCTGGTTGGTGAAGACGTTCTTCCTGAGTACGGGCACCATTCCGGTGGACCGGGCCGGTGGCAGGGCCGCCCAGGCCGCCCTCGACACCCAGCTGCGGGTGCTCCGTCAGGGGCATTTGGCGGGGATCTACCCCGAGGGGACCCGATCGCCCGATGGCCGGCTCTACCGGGGCAAGACCGGGGTCGCCCGGTTGGCCCTCGACAGCGGTGCGCCAGTGATTCCGGTAGTGATGCTCAACGCCGATGAGCTGCAGCCGCCGGGCAAGCTGTTGCCGAAGATCCGTCGGGTGAAGATCCGATTCGGTCCACCGATGGACTTCAGCCGGTACGCCGGGATGTCCGGGGACCGGTTCGTGGAACGCGCGGTCACCGACGAGATCATGTACCAGCTCATGGAGCTCTCCGGTCGCGAGTACGTCGATGTCTACGCCCAGAAGATCAAGGCGGCCCAGGAGCGGGCCCAGCGTCGTGGTGAGCAGGCGGACGAGTCGGTGACTGAAGACCCGTCGTCCGGACACTTGGCGCCGCAGGGGCGCTAG
- a CDS encoding Crp/Fnr family transcriptional regulator, whose product MFAGLSPEARQRVIAAAVPRTYRKGQVLFHQDDPGDSLVVLRRGAVAVYLIAPTNERALLSVVRPPDVLGEVSLLDGSPRSASAEAIEDCAALALSRAAFLDLVHSHPVILDAVMRALGGLIRRLTEQNADHVFLDLPGRVAKALVRLAGDSQAAMVTIELNQSQLAEMAGGSRQSVNQAIGSFSARGWLRTEGRRIIVTDLPALRRRAGMTA is encoded by the coding sequence ATGTTCGCCGGCCTCAGCCCGGAGGCCCGGCAGCGGGTGATCGCCGCCGCGGTCCCCCGCACCTATCGCAAGGGCCAGGTGCTGTTCCATCAGGACGATCCGGGCGACTCGCTGGTGGTGCTCCGGCGCGGCGCGGTTGCCGTCTATCTGATCGCGCCGACCAACGAGCGTGCCCTGCTGTCGGTGGTACGCCCTCCGGATGTGCTCGGCGAGGTGTCGTTGCTGGACGGCTCGCCCCGCTCCGCCTCGGCCGAGGCGATCGAGGACTGCGCTGCGCTGGCGTTGTCCCGCGCCGCCTTCCTCGACCTGGTCCACTCCCATCCGGTGATCCTGGACGCGGTAATGCGCGCCCTCGGCGGGCTGATCCGCCGGCTCACCGAACAGAACGCGGACCATGTCTTCCTCGACCTGCCCGGCCGGGTGGCCAAAGCGCTGGTACGGCTGGCCGGTGACAGCCAGGCGGCGATGGTCACCATCGAACTCAACCAGAGCCAGCTCGCTGAGATGGCCGGCGGTTCGCGCCAGAGCGTGAACCAGGCGATCGGCTCGTTCTCAGCCCGTGGCTGGCTGCGCACCGAAGGCCGCCGGATCATCGTCACCGACCTACCGGCGTTGCGCCGGCGCGCGGGTATGACCGCTTGA
- a CDS encoding DUF308 domain-containing protein, whose product MAAAERRRGRRDNGLDAADWRAIHDLDPRMAEDVLDLLATEGIAAYVQPAVDVDPVTRSAVLPSRPSDRLFVDRKRVEAARDCVRPLLGDRPGGGADAAPSGADPADPGGDPDPPAERPTSAADRPELPGADQPVTPAGAGEPAADRERSGHDIDATFAGIIADFDRQVDPTSASWPAAEDIADRQSPQPWGEPPDPEVDEPSGNTVVIEPTSIEPPSEPRRRGPVDGRDVTEPSLLDSLDTFGADLADQEPPERFVPPTPPPLPRFSRQTVLGWVAIAVGLLLLLGRPAVVPLDRSSAMLLGFASILGGAVALILRLRPGTDPGDQQPNDGAKV is encoded by the coding sequence GTGGCAGCAGCCGAGCGGCGACGCGGTCGCCGCGACAACGGACTGGACGCGGCCGACTGGCGGGCAATTCACGACCTGGACCCACGCATGGCCGAGGATGTGCTGGACCTGCTCGCCACCGAGGGGATCGCGGCGTATGTCCAACCCGCCGTCGACGTGGATCCGGTCACCCGGAGCGCGGTCCTGCCGAGTCGCCCCTCCGATCGGCTCTTCGTCGACCGGAAGCGGGTGGAGGCGGCCCGGGACTGCGTCCGTCCGCTGCTGGGCGACCGCCCGGGCGGCGGAGCCGATGCGGCGCCGTCCGGCGCCGACCCGGCCGACCCCGGTGGCGACCCGGACCCCCCGGCGGAACGGCCGACCAGCGCCGCCGACCGTCCGGAGCTCCCCGGGGCAGACCAACCGGTCACCCCCGCCGGGGCCGGCGAGCCGGCTGCTGACCGGGAGCGGTCCGGGCACGACATCGACGCCACCTTCGCCGGCATCATCGCCGACTTTGACCGCCAGGTCGACCCGACCTCGGCGAGCTGGCCGGCCGCGGAGGACATCGCCGACCGGCAGTCGCCGCAGCCATGGGGCGAACCCCCGGACCCCGAGGTGGACGAGCCGAGCGGCAACACCGTCGTGATCGAGCCCACCTCGATCGAGCCGCCGTCCGAGCCCCGCCGCCGCGGGCCGGTGGACGGGCGCGATGTGACCGAGCCCTCGTTGCTCGACTCGCTCGACACCTTCGGCGCAGACCTGGCCGACCAGGAGCCGCCGGAGCGGTTCGTGCCACCGACCCCGCCACCGCTGCCCCGTTTCTCCCGGCAGACGGTGCTCGGCTGGGTGGCGATCGCGGTCGGCCTGCTGCTCCTGCTGGGCCGGCCGGCGGTGGTGCCGCTAGACCGCAGCAGCGCGATGCTGCTCGGCTTCGCCAGCATCCTCGGCGGTGCGGTGGCGTTGATCCTGCGGCTACGGCCCGGCACCGACCCGGGCGATCAGCAGCCGAACGACGGCGCCAAGGTGTGA
- the proC gene encoding pyrroline-5-carboxylate reductase, whose protein sequence is MAPGVHTVAVIGAGKIGELVLAGLLRAGWPPDRLLGTTRRPERAAELAERYGIRMVDNPTAVTEAAVLAIAVKPQDAPALLAELGPQVPPEKLVLSLCAGLPTSFFGERLAPGTPVVRVMTNTPAVVDAAMTAIAAGPHATGEQLAIAEEMFTPLGRTIRLPESQLDAVTALSGSGPAYFYYLVEAMTDAGILLGLPRQVAHDLIVQTAVGSAVMLRDSGEHPVRLREAVTSPAGTTISAIRELERHAVRAALIAALEAARDRARELAAATKS, encoded by the coding sequence ATGGCGCCGGGGGTGCACACGGTCGCGGTGATCGGAGCCGGCAAGATCGGTGAGTTGGTGCTCGCCGGTTTGTTGCGGGCCGGTTGGCCACCGGACCGGCTGCTGGGCACCACCCGGCGCCCGGAACGAGCTGCCGAGCTGGCCGAGCGGTACGGCATCCGGATGGTGGACAACCCCACCGCCGTGACCGAGGCGGCGGTGTTGGCGATCGCGGTGAAGCCGCAGGACGCTCCGGCGTTGCTGGCCGAGCTCGGGCCGCAGGTGCCGCCAGAGAAGCTGGTGCTCTCGCTCTGCGCCGGGCTGCCCACCAGCTTCTTTGGGGAGCGGCTCGCCCCCGGCACACCGGTGGTCCGGGTGATGACCAACACTCCGGCGGTGGTGGACGCGGCGATGACCGCGATCGCGGCCGGTCCGCACGCCACCGGCGAGCAGTTGGCCATCGCCGAGGAGATGTTCACCCCGCTGGGCCGGACGATCCGACTGCCCGAGAGCCAGTTGGATGCCGTGACTGCGCTCTCCGGCTCCGGCCCGGCGTACTTCTACTACCTGGTGGAGGCGATGACCGACGCCGGGATCCTGCTGGGCCTGCCGCGGCAGGTCGCGCACGACCTGATCGTGCAGACCGCGGTCGGTTCGGCGGTGATGTTGCGCGACTCCGGCGAGCATCCGGTGCGGCTGCGGGAGGCGGTCACCTCGCCGGCCGGGACCACCATCTCGGCGATCCGGGAGCTGGAACGGCACGCGGTGCGGGCGGCGCTGATCGCGGCGCTGGAGGCCGCCCGGGACCGGGCCCGGGAACTCGCCGCCGCCACCAAGAGCTAA
- a CDS encoding adenylate/guanylate cyclase domain-containing protein — protein MVCPRCSRAVTDDDRFCGGCGSALTDSCRQCGRPLRPGTAFCTGCGQPRDEQPPSRPSTEDRRRVSVLFVDQVESTRYAEQADPELVRQLQSRFYQVARTVVHEHGGVVEKYIGDAVMALFGAPITTEADPLRCVRAGLELQRLLLDLAAEHGEELRYRVGIATGEALVDIAAARDGGQAIVAGDVVSTAARIEAIAPPGGVLVCGNTQAQTATTIRYEPHAATQLRGRSAQTELFLAVAPVQRRPDGGEPDATPLVEREHELGLLAGALQRTVTGQTAQLVTIFGQAGIGKSRLVRELRRRADRIAGTAVTWHVGNCPPFGQNVTYAGLTDIVKAQAGILDSDSPQTARQRLDRAVRQVAQGAEADRLIEALRPLVGLPGAGLPAEEAESAWRRFLIRLARHRPTVLAFEDLHWADESMRRFIELLAAAAREVPLLVLTTARPELVERDASWAGTITGSLTITLPPLRSDGMAALCRHMLGKAFFTAEALRPLVELADGNPLYAQEYVRMLVERGAVAATLLPGQTDTGLNNEQLPMPESVHGVIANRVDLLDPADRAVLQAAAVVGMQFWPGAVAAALGRAAGSVERSLRRLEQREFIIEQLESTMAGEGEFRFQHVLVRDVCYQRLPRTERIARHERTADWLETVWQRHDTDLAEVLAHHRWAGHEIARSLRMPVGRYALAARQALYRAAKHAYALHALDAAARHIARALSLTTDDPAGSAADADGLAAETERLRFELFAAEIDFYRDRHSFLAGDGANQLRILAERLNDLAEQGAPGEPAAEAARAYTLLAQEARMRADRHTGFEFLHRAIQLSEPLPDDATKVDLYIELGRLYMLSYEIEPAITAAESAAVIADRLGLAEAAASARITIATARYEAGDGGALQVLREITEQCRRDQMVTLRRALRNLSHLVREEGDWRASQALFAESLQLDGPGGYNALTDHSGEQMRAYFTGDLDRIRQITEVAAAGHWEDVDDVGVCLAALRLDATAADTVAATLQLARETGYQRSVWGALSAAALYRAMLGQLAEAAELLDELIEGWGAVPVMASGQWVNKAAVAAALTGRRPAAAFATRLRALRRTRWCEAALHTAEGALAPDDLAAGEAHLAAAEVLAEIPSVPDRMLALALAAAALRRADDEARLALLRTELLDFAQPKGTPGLLRVAGITPG, from the coding sequence GTGGTTTGCCCACGGTGTTCCCGAGCCGTCACCGACGATGACCGATTCTGCGGCGGTTGCGGCAGCGCACTTACCGACTCCTGCCGGCAGTGCGGCCGACCGTTGCGCCCGGGCACCGCGTTCTGCACCGGCTGCGGCCAGCCCCGCGACGAGCAACCGCCCAGCCGACCGAGCACCGAGGACCGCCGGCGGGTGAGCGTCCTCTTCGTTGATCAGGTCGAGTCCACCAGGTACGCCGAGCAGGCCGATCCGGAGCTGGTCCGGCAGTTGCAGAGCCGCTTCTACCAGGTCGCTCGTACCGTGGTCCACGAGCACGGTGGCGTGGTGGAGAAGTACATCGGCGACGCCGTGATGGCGTTGTTCGGTGCCCCGATCACCACCGAAGCTGACCCGCTGCGCTGCGTGCGCGCCGGCCTGGAGCTGCAACGGCTGCTGCTCGACCTCGCCGCCGAGCACGGTGAAGAGTTGCGTTACCGGGTGGGCATCGCCACCGGGGAGGCGCTGGTGGACATCGCCGCCGCCCGCGACGGTGGGCAGGCGATCGTCGCCGGCGACGTCGTCAGCACCGCCGCCCGGATCGAGGCGATCGCGCCGCCGGGGGGCGTGCTGGTGTGCGGGAACACCCAGGCCCAGACCGCGACCACCATCCGGTACGAGCCACACGCCGCCACTCAGCTTCGGGGACGGTCGGCGCAGACCGAACTCTTCCTGGCGGTGGCACCGGTCCAACGCCGGCCAGACGGTGGTGAGCCGGACGCCACGCCGTTGGTGGAGCGGGAGCACGAACTCGGCCTGCTCGCTGGCGCACTGCAACGGACCGTGACCGGCCAGACCGCCCAACTGGTCACCATCTTCGGGCAGGCCGGGATCGGCAAGAGCCGGCTGGTGCGGGAACTACGCCGGCGGGCCGACCGGATCGCCGGTACCGCGGTGACCTGGCACGTCGGCAACTGCCCACCGTTCGGCCAGAACGTGACGTACGCCGGCCTCACTGACATCGTCAAGGCCCAGGCCGGCATCCTGGACAGCGACTCGCCGCAGACCGCCCGGCAGCGGTTGGACCGCGCGGTACGGCAGGTGGCGCAGGGTGCGGAGGCGGACCGGCTGATCGAGGCGTTGCGACCGCTGGTCGGCCTGCCCGGTGCCGGACTTCCGGCCGAAGAGGCCGAGTCGGCGTGGCGGCGGTTCCTCATCCGGCTGGCCCGCCACCGCCCCACCGTGCTCGCCTTCGAGGACCTGCACTGGGCCGACGAGTCCATGCGCCGGTTCATCGAACTGCTCGCAGCCGCCGCTCGAGAGGTGCCGCTGCTGGTGTTGACTACGGCGCGGCCCGAGTTGGTGGAGCGGGACGCCAGCTGGGCCGGCACGATCACCGGATCGTTGACCATCACCCTGCCACCGCTACGCAGCGACGGCATGGCCGCGCTCTGCCGGCACATGCTCGGCAAAGCGTTCTTCACCGCCGAAGCGTTACGCCCGCTGGTCGAACTCGCCGACGGCAATCCGCTCTACGCCCAGGAGTACGTGCGGATGCTGGTAGAGCGCGGTGCGGTCGCCGCCACCCTACTGCCTGGGCAGACCGACACCGGTCTGAACAACGAGCAGCTTCCGATGCCCGAGAGCGTGCACGGCGTGATCGCCAACCGGGTCGATCTACTCGATCCGGCCGACCGGGCGGTGCTCCAGGCGGCTGCGGTGGTGGGCATGCAGTTCTGGCCGGGCGCGGTCGCCGCGGCCCTCGGCCGGGCCGCCGGCTCGGTCGAACGGTCGCTGCGCCGGCTGGAGCAGCGCGAATTCATCATCGAGCAGCTAGAGTCCACGATGGCCGGTGAGGGCGAGTTTCGGTTCCAGCACGTCCTGGTTCGCGATGTCTGCTACCAACGCCTCCCCCGTACCGAGCGGATCGCCCGGCACGAGCGCACCGCGGACTGGCTCGAAACCGTGTGGCAGCGCCACGACACCGACCTGGCCGAGGTGCTCGCCCATCACCGGTGGGCCGGTCACGAGATCGCCCGATCGCTCCGGATGCCCGTCGGCCGCTACGCCCTAGCCGCCCGGCAGGCGCTCTACCGCGCCGCGAAGCACGCCTACGCCCTGCACGCGCTCGACGCGGCCGCCCGGCACATCGCCCGGGCGCTCTCGCTCACCACGGACGACCCGGCCGGCTCCGCCGCGGATGCCGACGGCTTGGCGGCCGAGACCGAGCGGCTCCGGTTCGAGCTCTTCGCCGCGGAGATCGATTTTTACCGCGACCGGCACAGCTTCCTCGCTGGCGACGGCGCCAACCAGTTGCGCATCCTCGCCGAGCGGCTGAACGACCTCGCCGAGCAGGGGGCCCCGGGCGAGCCAGCGGCCGAAGCGGCCAGGGCCTACACCCTGCTCGCCCAGGAGGCCCGAATGCGCGCCGACCGCCACACCGGCTTCGAATTCCTGCACCGGGCGATCCAGCTCTCCGAACCGTTGCCGGACGACGCCACCAAGGTCGACCTCTACATCGAACTGGGCCGGCTTTATATGCTCAGCTACGAGATCGAGCCCGCGATCACCGCCGCCGAGAGCGCCGCGGTGATCGCCGACCGGCTCGGACTCGCCGAGGCCGCCGCGAGCGCCCGGATCACGATCGCTACCGCCCGTTACGAGGCGGGAGACGGCGGCGCCCTGCAGGTACTCCGGGAGATCACCGAGCAGTGCCGGCGCGACCAGATGGTGACCCTCCGCCGAGCCCTGCGCAACCTGTCCCACCTGGTCCGGGAGGAGGGCGACTGGCGCGCCTCCCAGGCGCTGTTCGCCGAGTCGCTCCAGCTCGACGGGCCAGGCGGCTACAACGCCCTGACCGACCACTCCGGGGAACAGATGCGGGCCTACTTCACCGGCGACCTGGATCGGATTCGGCAGATCACCGAGGTCGCCGCCGCCGGCCACTGGGAGGATGTGGACGATGTCGGGGTCTGCCTGGCGGCGCTGCGGCTCGACGCCACCGCCGCCGACACCGTCGCGGCCACGCTGCAGCTGGCTCGGGAGACCGGCTATCAACGGTCGGTCTGGGGGGCGCTCTCGGCCGCCGCACTGTACCGGGCGATGCTCGGTCAGCTGGCGGAGGCGGCGGAGCTGTTGGACGAACTCATCGAGGGCTGGGGCGCGGTCCCGGTGATGGCCAGCGGGCAATGGGTCAACAAGGCGGCGGTGGCGGCCGCCCTGACCGGGCGAAGACCGGCCGCGGCGTTCGCCACCCGGCTCCGCGCCCTGCGGCGTACCCGATGGTGCGAAGCGGCGCTCCACACCGCGGAGGGGGCGCTGGCCCCCGATGACCTGGCCGCTGGTGAGGCGCACCTGGCCGCCGCCGAGGTGCTGGCGGAGATCCCGTCGGTCCCGGACCGGATGTTGGCCCTGGCGCTGGCCGCGGCGGCGTTGCGCCGAGCCGACGACGAGGCGCGACTCGCGCTCCTGCGCACCGAACTCCTCGACTTCGCGCAGCCGAAAGGCACGCCGGGCTTGCTGCGGGTAGCCGGAATCACCCCCGGCTAG